The Megalops cyprinoides isolate fMegCyp1 chromosome 9, fMegCyp1.pri, whole genome shotgun sequence genome has a window encoding:
- the LOC118783551 gene encoding protein FAM181B has protein sequence MAVQAAFMNSQFMNFCFPGSVVEYETEKSFDGRLLGGAEREGDFRETTRDLLSFIDSASSNIKLALDKPVKSKRKVNHRKYLQKQIKRCTGIIASGNMTPDPAKRQSSPQLQSGSFPGKPAPKRDGVQANLQSKSLAALFDPAKDVRGEKTKKPPLRHRNLPPSFFTEPANSTKVTSTSGMTLKDLERGNPEAVEFFELLGPDYSNMIADQDVFQGAPMRVQPEAAPEHGPYDPHHLVGGFLYAEPWSTCTGPSKKAAVCGLSENMRTVPGQPALYCNSESSVPSPLEETTPCALAFPNFFSDCSLPQVTYDFSSGYNRATFPSL, from the coding sequence ATGGCTGTGCAGGCTGCATTCATGAACTCGCAGTTCATGAATTTCTGTTTCCCCGGGTCCGTGGTGGAGTACGAAACGGAGAAAAGTTTTGACGGGCGCCTCCTGGGGGGGGCGGAGCGTGAAGGGGACTTCAGGGAGACCACCAGGGACCTCCTGAGCTTCATTGACTCGGCCTCCAGCAACATCAAGCTGGCTCTGGACAAGCCCGTGAAGTCCAAGAGGAAAGTCAACCATCGGAAGTACCTCCAGAAGCAGATCAAAAGGTGCACGGGCATCATCGCGTCCGGGAACATGACTCCGGACCCAGCCAAGAGGCAAAGCTCCCCCCAGTTGCAGTCCGGAAGCTTCCCTGGCAAGCCAGCGCCAAAGCGCGATGGTGTCCAGGCCAACCTGCAGAGCAAGAGCCTGGCCGCCCTGTTTGACCCCGCCAAGGACGTCAGGGGGGAGAAAACCAAGAAGCCGCCCCTGCGTCACCGAAACCTGCCCCCGTCCTTCTTCACGGAGCCTGCCAACAGCACCAAAGTCACCTCCACTTCCGGGATGACCCTGAAGGACCTCGAGCGTGGAAACCCTGAGGCCGTTGAGTTCTTTGAGCTCCTGGGACCCGATTACAGCAACATGATAGCAGACCAGGACGTCTTTCAAGGGGCGCCCATGAGGGTCCAGCCAGAGGCAGCTCCCGAACATGGCCCCTATGACCCCCATCACCTGGTCGGGGGCTTTCTTTATGCGGAGCCCTGGAGTACTTGCACTGGCCCTTCTAAAAAAGCAGCGGTCTGCGGCTTGAGTGAAAACATGAGGACGGTACCGGGGCAGCCTGCTTTGTACTGTAACTCAGAGTCTTCTGTTCCTTCTCCGTTAGAGGAGACTACCCCCTGTGCACTGGCCTTCCCTAACTTTTTCTCGGATTGCTCCCTACCACAGGTCACGTACGACTTCAGCAGCGGATACAACAGAGCCACTTTCCCGTCACTCTGA